A window of Synchiropus splendidus isolate RoL2022-P1 chromosome 9, RoL_Sspl_1.0, whole genome shotgun sequence contains these coding sequences:
- the ccdc88ab gene encoding girdin isoform X5 gives MDSEVFTPMLEQFMLTPLVCWVKTVGRPTVTDGSKLSEYVELVDGIYLNEIMLEINPKATVQRTNKKVNNDPTLRIQNLSILIRQIKDFYQETLQQLVMMPLPNVLVLGRNPLSEQGLEEMKKLLLLLLGCAVQCEKKEEYIERIQTLDFDSKAAIASHIQEVTHNQENVVDLQWLESGEMPPEDLDSLSRNLAFHLKQLVDERDTQLETIVELTQERDCVQLSPLAPCPAQSPNGSPSMRRTESRQHLSVELADAKAKIRRLRQELEEKSEQLLDTRQELENMESELKKLQQESYQLLSDARSARAYRDELDALREKASRVDKLESELSRYKERLHDIEFYKARVEELKEDNQVLLETKTMLEEQLDATRTRSDKLHLLEKENLQLKSKIHDLEMERDLDRKRMEELLEENLVLEMAQKQSMDESLHLGWELEQLSKTPEITEAPQKSLGDEVNDLTSSRLLKLEKDNQTLLKTVEELRGAGGPDTAVKLGKVNQENQKLAKKLEQLEGELSADRESLRSAEALSTDLMKEKALLEKTLETLRENSERQLKGLEQENKHLSQTVSSLRQRCQVGAEARVKDVEKENRILHESICETTAKLNKMEFERKQLRKDLEVMKEKGERAEEMEIQLQKLERDNESLQKKVASLGITCDKVSSLEKENTELEAEGRRLKKKLDTLKNMAFQLEALEKENSQLEQENLELRRSAESLRSAGAKAIQLEAENRELESERSQLKRSLELLKASTKKTERLEVSYQGLDTENQRLQKALENSSKKIQQLEAELQEVESENQTLQRNLEELKISSKRLEQLEQENKALEQESSQLEKDKKLLEKENKRLRQQAEIRDSKLDDSNQRISSLEKENRTMGKEMIFFRDSCTRVKDLERENKELVKQTSIDKKTLITLREELVSEKLRTQQMNNDLEKLTHELEKIGLNKERLLHDEGSDDRFKLLETKLESTLKSSLEIKEEKIAALEARLQESSNLNQQLRQELKTVKKNYEALRQREEEERMVQSSPPRGMEDPQAVSKWEKESHEATRELLKVKDRLIEVERNNATLQAEKAALRSQLKQLETQSSNLQAQIVAVQRQTASLQENNTTLQTQNAKLQVENSTLSSKSAALMAQNAQLQSQQSSVEGERDGAVREKEEVRSTYEMLLRDHEKLAALHERQAVEYEALIGKHGGLKSSHKSLEQQHRDLEDKHKLLLQKKSDLEDLEKNLKDQQEKMALENQTHQSTADQCKQLKEENDRLNTTYRQLMKDNESLQLDHKNIKSQLNSAKLDQTKLEAEFSKLKEQYQQLDITSTKLTNQCELLSQLKGNLEEENRHLLDQIQTLMLQNRTLLEQTMESKDLFHVEQRQYIDKLNELRRQKEKLEEKIMDQYKFYDPSPPRRRGNWITLKMRKLIKPKSRERMRSLTLTPSRSELADGFLSFPDSQDNSSVGSGSNSLDDTLTQKRSSTMNDLLQTMGVAGGPVTQWAGSSENLEGDAGEGGVSGGRRRSGQRMKELAFSTNAIDCATLTLPSAGRSRAKHRLQVKDNVSCEDITGNSDDPKSQASRPSSLHSNRTTSSNSNNNSHLTSPLEGKGTLNGSLSRPHSESSGEFSLSLDQDVWSSSGSSPVQQPTLSRSSHQSPLQLRRSLDPSSVSGTPGQTQIRKTGSPGSEVLSLQQFLDEGIDPAESGSQENLTVDSPRLSTSSEHAQKERPATKARGILRSSSGRAAPVSSDRPPRQAGRPTLRKAESTRVRGSVPMRSSLSTQGKATSVSERLDSASSTLPRASSVISTAEGSTRRTSIHDLLSKDQRQPVSVDASPPSKSGPRSQSSEYSSRGPHPASVPLPKSLSLPCHSLDDPDLSTLESFLGPSFTVESMLMDSIFSEPSGPNLPYLSLNPALVSNISGPPVTNKPAPTLNQSPQGQSGPDCANNSDEPLGPDDGQSLWYEYGCV, from the exons GAgacgctgcagcagctggtgatGATGCCTTTACCAAACGTGCTGGTTCTGGGTCGGAACCCTCTCTCAG agcAAGgtctggaggagatgaagaaactTTTGCTGCTACTGTTGGGATGTGCTGTTCag tgtgaaaaaaaggaagaatacATTGAGAGGATTCAGACTCttgactttgactccaaagcTGCCATCGCCTCACACATCCAAGAG GTGACTCATAACCAGGAGAATGTGGTCGACCTGCAGTGGTTGGAAAGTGGGGAGATGCCTCCTGAAGACCTGGACAGTCTCTCTAGGAATCTAGCTTTTCACCTCAAACAATTGGTGGACgagagagacacacaactgGAG ACTATCGTGGAACTGACCCAGGAGAGGGACTGTGTCCAACTGTCTCCACTGGCCCCTTGTCCCGCTCAGTCCCCCAACGGCTCCCCCAGCATGAGGAGGACAGAAAGTCGGCAGCACCTCTCTGTGGAGTTGGCCGATGCCAAAGCCAAGATCAGACGCCTGCGGCAGGAACT GGAAGAGAAGAGTGAGCAGCTCCTGGACACCAGACAGGAGCTGGAGAACATGGAGTCGGAGCTGAAAAAGCTCCAGCAGGAG AGCTACCAGCTGCTGTCTGACGCTCGGTCAGCCAGGGCATACCGTGACGAACTGGACGCTCTGAGAGAGAAAGCCAGTCGAGTTGACAAGCTGGAGAGCGAGCTGAGCCGATACAAAGAGAGACTGCATGACATCGAGTTCTACAAGGCCAGAGTGGAG GAGTTAAAGGAGGACAACCAGGTCCTGCTGGAGACCAAGACAATGCTGGAGGAGCAACTGGATGCCACCAGAACTCGCTCAGATAAACTGCACCTCCTGGAGAAGGAGAATCTGCAGCTGAAGTCAAAAATCCATGACCTTGAGATG GAGCGAGACCTGGACCGGAAGCGTATGgaagagctgctggaggagaacctGGTGCTGGAGATGGCCCAAAAACAAAGCATGGACGAATCCTTGCACCTCGGCTGGGAGCTGGAACAGCTTTCCAAAACACCTGAAATCACTGAAG CTCCTCAGAAGTCCCTGGGCGATGAGGTGAACGACCTGACGTCCAGCCGCCTGTTGAAGCTGGAAAAGGACAACCAGACGCTGCTGAAGACTGTGGAGGAATTGAGAGGAGCTGGTGGACCCGACACTGCGGTCAAGCTGGGCAAAGTCAACCAGGAGAATCAGAAGCTGGCGAAAAAA ctggagcagctggaagGTGAACTGTCAGCAGACAGAGAGTCTCTTCGTAGCGCCGAGGCTCTAAGCACCGACCTGATGaaagagaaggccttgctggagAAGACTCTGGAAACACTCAGGGAGAACTCCGAAAGACAG CTGAAGGGTCTGGAGCAGGAGAACAAGCACCTCAGCCAGACCGTGTCATCTCTGCGCCAACGCTGCCAGGTCGGCGCTGAGGCTCGTGTCAAGGATGTGGAGAAGGAAAACCGGATCCTTCACGAGTCCATCTGTGAAACCACCGCCAAACTGAACAAGATGGAATTCGAGCGGAAACAGCTAC GCAAAGACctggaggtgatgaaggagaagGGCGAGCGAGCAGAAGAGATGGAGATTCAGTTGCAGAAGCTAGAAAGAGATAATGAGAGTCTACAGAAGAAGGTGGCGAGTTTGGGGATCACCTGTGACAAG GTGTCGTCCCTAGAGAAGGAGAACACTGAGTTGGAGGCAGAGGGCCGTCgcttgaagaagaagctggacaCACTGAAGAACATGGCTTTCCAGTTGGAGGCCCTAGAGAAGGAGAACTCTCAGTTGGAACAGGAGAACCTGGAGCTGCGGCGTTCAGCTGAGAGCCTGCGGTCAGCTGGCGCCAAAGCTATTCAACTGGAGGCGGAGAACCGGGAGCTGGAGAGTGAGAGAAGTCAGTTGAAGAGGAGTCTGGAACTTCTCAAGGCCTCAACCAAGAAGACTGAGCGATTAGAG GTGAGTTACCAAGGGTTGGATACAGAGAACCAGCGTCTGCAGAAAGCACTGGAGAACAGCAGCAAGAAGATTCAGCAGCTGGaggcagagctgcaggaggttGAGTCTGAGAATCAAACCTTGCAGCGAAACCTTGAGGAGCTCAAGATCTCCAGTAAACGTCTGgaacagctggagcaggag AACAAGGCGCTGGAGCAGGAGAGCTCTCAGCTGGAGAAGGACAAAAAACTGCTAGAGAAGGAGAACAAGCGTTTGAGACAGCAGGCCGAGATCCGTGACTCAAAGTTGGACGACAGCAACCAGAGAATCTCCTCCCTGGAGAAGGAGAACCGAACTATGGGCAAGGAGATGATCTTCTTCAGGGACTCCTGCACCAGAGTCAAAGACCTGGAGAGGGAGAACAAGGAGCTGGTCAAACAAACCTCTATTGACAAGAAGACCCTGATCACACTCCGAGAG GAACTGGTGAGTGAGAAGCTGCGCACCCAGCAGATgaataatgatttggagaagcTGACACATGAGTTGGAGAAGATCGGACTCAACAAGGAGAGGCTTCTGCATGATGAGGGCTCTGATGACAG ATTCAAGCTCCTGGAGACTAAACTAGAGTCCACATTGAAGTCATCATTAGAGATTAAGGAAGAGAAGATcgccgccctggaggccagactGCAAGAGTCTTCAAATCTCAACCAGCAGCTTCGTCAGGAGCTCAAAACG GTGAAGAAAAACTATGAGGCGCTGcgtcagagggaggaggaagagaggatggTCCAGAGTTCACCCCCTAGAGGCATGGAGGACCCTCAAGCTGTCAGTAAATGGGAGAAGGAGAGTCACGAGGCCACGAGGGAGCTGTTGAAAGTCAAGGATCGACTCATCGAAGTGGAGAGGAAT AATGCTACACTGCAGGCTGAGAAGGCAGCGCTGCGGAGTCAGCTGAAACAACTTGAGACTCAGAGCTCGAATCTACAGGCTCAGATTGTTGCAGTGCAGAGACAGACCGCCTCCCTGCAGGAGAATAACACCACTCTGCAGACGCAGAACGCCAAGCTTCag GTGGAGAACTCCACCCTGAGCTCCAAGAGTGCTGCCCTCATGGCCCAGAACGCCCAGCTCCAGAGCCAGCAGAGCAGCGTAGAGGGTGAAAGAGACGGGGCTgtgagggagaaggaggaggtcaGATCCACGTACGAGATGCTCCTCAGAGATCATGAGAAGCTGGCTGCCCTCCACGAGAGGCAGGCGGTGGAATATGAGGCTCTGATTGGGAAGCACGGGGGCCTGAAGAGCTCTCACAAGAGCttggagcagcagcacagagaccTGGAGGACAA gcacaagctgctgctgcagaagaagagTGACTTGGAGGATCTGGAGAAGAACCTCAAGGATCAGCAGGAAAAAATGGCTTTAGAGAACCAAACGCACCAATCCACCGCTGACCAGTGCAAGCAGCTCAAAGAGGAAAACGACAG ACTGAACACAACATATCGTCAGCTGATGAAGGACAACGAGAGTCTTCAGCTGGACCACAAGAATATTAAGAGCCAGCTGAACAGCGCCAAGCTAGATCAGACCAAGCTGGAAGCCGAGTTCTCCAAACTGAAGGAGCAGTACCAGCAGCTGGACATCACCTCCACGAAACTGACCAACCAGTGTGAGCTGTTGAGCCAACTGAAGGGgaacctggaggaggagaaccgTCACTTGCTGGACCAGATCCAGACTCTTATGCTGCAGAACCGCACACTGCTGGAACAGACCATGGAGAGCAAAGACCTGTTCCACGTCGAGCAGAGACAGTACAT TGACAAGCTGAATGAGCTCCGGAGGcagaaggagaagctggaggagaagatcaTGGACCAGTACAAGTTCTACGACCCGTCACCACCTCGCAG GCGTGGCAACTGGATCACTCTCAAAATGAGGAAGCTGATCAAACCCAAGAGCCGCGAGAGGATGCGCTCTCTGACGCTGACCCCGTCCCGCTCCGAGTTGGCCGATGGTTTCTTGTCCTTCCCAGACAGCCAGGACAACTCATCAGTGGGCTCCGGCTCCAATTCTCTGGACGACACCCTCacacagaagagaagcagca CCATGAACGACCTGCTGCAGACCATGGGGGTGGCAGGGGGTCCCGTGACCCAGTGGGCGGGCAGCAGTGAGAATCTGGAGGGCGACGCCGGAGAGGGTGGTGTGAGCGGAGGGAGACGACGCAGCGGTCAACGCATGAAAGAGCTGGCCTTCTCCACCAACGCTATCGACTGTGCAACTCTCACACTGCCTTCTGCTGGACGCAGCCGGGCCAAACACCGGCTTCAGGTCAAAG ACAACGTCTCGTGCGAGGACATCACTGGCAACTCGGATGATCCTAAGAGCCAAG CCTCCAGACCCTCCAGTCTCCATAGCAACAGGACAACCAGTAGCAATAGTAACAATAACTCCCACCTCACCTCCCCTCTGGAGGGCAAAG GAACCCTGAACGGCAGCTTGAGCCGACCCCACAGCGAGAGCAGCGGCGAGTTCAGCCTCAGTCTGGACCAGGACGTCTGgtccagcagcggcagcagcccGGTGCAGCAGCCCACCTTGTCCCGCTCGTCCCACCAGAGCCCCCTGCAGCTGCGCCGCTCCCTGGACCCGTCCAGCGTCTCGGGAACGCCCGGACAAACCCAGATCCGGAAGACTGGGTCTCCAGGCAGCGAGGTGCTTTCCCTTCAACAGTTTTTAGACGAGGGTATCGATCCTGCCGAG TCCGGCAGCCAGGAGAACCTCACCGTGGACTCCCCCCGACTCTCGACGTCCTCTGAGCATGCTCAGAAGGAACGCCCGGCCACCAAGGCCCGGGGAATCCTGCGCTCCTCCAGTGGGAGGGCGGCTCCGGTTAGCTCCGATCGTCCGCCGCGACAGGCGGGACGTCCCACCCTGCGGAAGGCGGAGAGCACCCGGGTCCGAGGCTCCGTCCCCATGCGCTCCAGTCTGTCCACGCAGGGCAAAGCCACGTCGGTGTCGGAGCGTCTGGACTCGGCTTCGTCCACGCTGCCTCGGGCCAGCAGCGTCATCTCCACCGCCGAGGGCAGCACCCGCCGCACCAGCATCCACGACCTGCTGTCCAAGGACCAGCGCCAGCCGGTGTCCGTCGATGCCTCTCCGCCCAGCAAGTCTGGGCCCCGGTCCCAGTCCAGTGAGTACAGCAGCAGAGGCCCCCACCCCGCCTCCGTCCCCCTGCCCAAGTCGCTCAGCTTACCCTGCCACAGCCTGGACGACCCCGACCTGTCCACCCTCGAGTCCTTCCTGGGCCCTTCCTTCACTGTCGAGTCCATGCTCATGGACTCCATCTTCAGCGAGCCCTCGGGCCCAAACCTCCCCTACCTGTCCCTTAACCCCGCCCTGGTCAGTAACATCAGCGGACCCCCTGTCACAAACAAACCTGCCCCCACCCTAAATCAAAGCCCACAAGGGCAAAGCGGTCCAGACTGCGCGAACAATTCGGACGAGCCCCTCGGCCCAGACGACGGACAGTCACTGTGGTACGAGTACGGGTGCGTGTGA
- the ccdc88ab gene encoding girdin isoform X7 — MKKLLLLLLGCAVQCEKKEEYIERIQTLDFDSKAAIASHIQEVTHNQENVVDLQWLESGEMPPEDLDSLSRNLAFHLKQLVDERDTQLETIVELTQERDCVQLSPLAPCPAQSPNGSPSMRRTESRQHLSVELADAKAKIRRLRQELEEKSEQLLDTRQELENMESELKKLQQESYQLLSDARSARAYRDELDALREKASRVDKLESELSRYKERLHDIEFYKARVEELKEDNQVLLETKTMLEEQLDATRTRSDKLHLLEKENLQLKSKIHDLEMERDLDRKRMEELLEENLVLEMAQKQSMDESLHLGWELEQLSKTPEITEAPQKSLGDEVNDLTSSRLLKLEKDNQTLLKTVEELRGAGGPDTAVKLGKVNQENQKLAKKLEQLEGELSADRESLRSAEALSTDLMKEKALLEKTLETLRENSERQLKGLEQENKHLSQTVSSLRQRCQVGAEARVKDVEKENRILHESICETTAKLNKMEFERKQLRKDLEVMKEKGERAEEMEIQLQKLERDNESLQKKVASLGITCDKVSSLEKENTELEAEGRRLKKKLDTLKNMAFQLEALEKENSQLEQENLELRRSAESLRSAGAKAIQLEAENRELESERSQLKRSLELLKASTKKTERLEVSYQGLDTENQRLQKALENSSKKIQQLEAELQEVESENQTLQRNLEELKISSKRLEQLEQENKALEQESSQLEKDKKLLEKENKRLRQQAEIRDSKLDDSNQRISSLEKENRTMGKEMIFFRDSCTRVKDLERENKELVKQTSIDKKTLITLREELVSEKLRTQQMNNDLEKLTHELEKIGLNKERLLHDEGSDDRFKLLETKLESTLKSSLEIKEEKIAALEARLQESSNLNQQLRQELKTVKKNYEALRQREEEERMVQSSPPRGMEDPQAVSKWEKESHEATRELLKVKDRLIEVERNNATLQAEKAALRSQLKQLETQSSNLQAQIVAVQRQTASLQENNTTLQTQNAKLQVENSTLSSKSAALMAQNAQLQSQQSSVEGERDGAVREKEEVRSTYEMLLRDHEKLAALHERQAVEYEALIGKHGGLKSSHKSLEQQHRDLEDKHKLLLQKKSDLEDLEKNLKDQQEKMALENQTHQSTADQCKQLKEENDRLNTTYRQLMKDNESLQLDHKNIKSQLNSAKLDQTKLEAEFSKLKEQYQQLDITSTKLTNQCELLSQLKGNLEEENRHLLDQIQTLMLQNRTLLEQTMESKDLFHVEQRQYIDKLNELRRQKEKLEEKIMDQYKFYDPSPPRRRGNWITLKMRKLIKPKSRERMRSLTLTPSRSELADGFLSFPDSQDNSSVGSGSNSLDDTLTQKRSSRRRGRQPHAQVQGSSNAIKRLPFMRNRSKDKDKAKAIYRRSMSMNDLLQTMGVAGGPVTQWAGSSENLEGDAGEGGVSGGRRRSGQRMKELAFSTNAIDCATLTLPSAGRSRAKHRLQVKDNVSCEDITGNSDDPKSQASRPSSLHSNRTTSSNSNNNSHLTSPLEGKGTLNGSLSRPHSESSGEFSLSLDQDVWSSSGSSPVQQPTLSRSSHQSPLQLRRSLDPSSVSGTPGQTQIRKTGSPGSEVLSLQQFLDEGIDPAESGSQENLTVDSPRLSTSSEHAQKERPATKARGILRSSSGRAAPVSSDRPPRQAGRPTLRKAESTRVRGSVPMRSSLSTQGKATSVSERLDSASSTLPRASSVISTAEGSTRRTSIHDLLSKDQRQPVSVDASPPSKSGPRSQSSEYSSRGPHPASVPLPKSLSLPCHSLDDPDLSTLESFLGPSFTVESMLMDSIFSEPSGPNLPYLSLNPALVSNISGPPVTNKPAPTLNQSPQGQSGPDCANNSDEPLGPDDGQSLWYEYGCV, encoded by the exons atgaagaaactTTTGCTGCTACTGTTGGGATGTGCTGTTCag tgtgaaaaaaaggaagaatacATTGAGAGGATTCAGACTCttgactttgactccaaagcTGCCATCGCCTCACACATCCAAGAG GTGACTCATAACCAGGAGAATGTGGTCGACCTGCAGTGGTTGGAAAGTGGGGAGATGCCTCCTGAAGACCTGGACAGTCTCTCTAGGAATCTAGCTTTTCACCTCAAACAATTGGTGGACgagagagacacacaactgGAG ACTATCGTGGAACTGACCCAGGAGAGGGACTGTGTCCAACTGTCTCCACTGGCCCCTTGTCCCGCTCAGTCCCCCAACGGCTCCCCCAGCATGAGGAGGACAGAAAGTCGGCAGCACCTCTCTGTGGAGTTGGCCGATGCCAAAGCCAAGATCAGACGCCTGCGGCAGGAACT GGAAGAGAAGAGTGAGCAGCTCCTGGACACCAGACAGGAGCTGGAGAACATGGAGTCGGAGCTGAAAAAGCTCCAGCAGGAG AGCTACCAGCTGCTGTCTGACGCTCGGTCAGCCAGGGCATACCGTGACGAACTGGACGCTCTGAGAGAGAAAGCCAGTCGAGTTGACAAGCTGGAGAGCGAGCTGAGCCGATACAAAGAGAGACTGCATGACATCGAGTTCTACAAGGCCAGAGTGGAG GAGTTAAAGGAGGACAACCAGGTCCTGCTGGAGACCAAGACAATGCTGGAGGAGCAACTGGATGCCACCAGAACTCGCTCAGATAAACTGCACCTCCTGGAGAAGGAGAATCTGCAGCTGAAGTCAAAAATCCATGACCTTGAGATG GAGCGAGACCTGGACCGGAAGCGTATGgaagagctgctggaggagaacctGGTGCTGGAGATGGCCCAAAAACAAAGCATGGACGAATCCTTGCACCTCGGCTGGGAGCTGGAACAGCTTTCCAAAACACCTGAAATCACTGAAG CTCCTCAGAAGTCCCTGGGCGATGAGGTGAACGACCTGACGTCCAGCCGCCTGTTGAAGCTGGAAAAGGACAACCAGACGCTGCTGAAGACTGTGGAGGAATTGAGAGGAGCTGGTGGACCCGACACTGCGGTCAAGCTGGGCAAAGTCAACCAGGAGAATCAGAAGCTGGCGAAAAAA ctggagcagctggaagGTGAACTGTCAGCAGACAGAGAGTCTCTTCGTAGCGCCGAGGCTCTAAGCACCGACCTGATGaaagagaaggccttgctggagAAGACTCTGGAAACACTCAGGGAGAACTCCGAAAGACAG CTGAAGGGTCTGGAGCAGGAGAACAAGCACCTCAGCCAGACCGTGTCATCTCTGCGCCAACGCTGCCAGGTCGGCGCTGAGGCTCGTGTCAAGGATGTGGAGAAGGAAAACCGGATCCTTCACGAGTCCATCTGTGAAACCACCGCCAAACTGAACAAGATGGAATTCGAGCGGAAACAGCTAC GCAAAGACctggaggtgatgaaggagaagGGCGAGCGAGCAGAAGAGATGGAGATTCAGTTGCAGAAGCTAGAAAGAGATAATGAGAGTCTACAGAAGAAGGTGGCGAGTTTGGGGATCACCTGTGACAAG GTGTCGTCCCTAGAGAAGGAGAACACTGAGTTGGAGGCAGAGGGCCGTCgcttgaagaagaagctggacaCACTGAAGAACATGGCTTTCCAGTTGGAGGCCCTAGAGAAGGAGAACTCTCAGTTGGAACAGGAGAACCTGGAGCTGCGGCGTTCAGCTGAGAGCCTGCGGTCAGCTGGCGCCAAAGCTATTCAACTGGAGGCGGAGAACCGGGAGCTGGAGAGTGAGAGAAGTCAGTTGAAGAGGAGTCTGGAACTTCTCAAGGCCTCAACCAAGAAGACTGAGCGATTAGAG GTGAGTTACCAAGGGTTGGATACAGAGAACCAGCGTCTGCAGAAAGCACTGGAGAACAGCAGCAAGAAGATTCAGCAGCTGGaggcagagctgcaggaggttGAGTCTGAGAATCAAACCTTGCAGCGAAACCTTGAGGAGCTCAAGATCTCCAGTAAACGTCTGgaacagctggagcaggag AACAAGGCGCTGGAGCAGGAGAGCTCTCAGCTGGAGAAGGACAAAAAACTGCTAGAGAAGGAGAACAAGCGTTTGAGACAGCAGGCCGAGATCCGTGACTCAAAGTTGGACGACAGCAACCAGAGAATCTCCTCCCTGGAGAAGGAGAACCGAACTATGGGCAAGGAGATGATCTTCTTCAGGGACTCCTGCACCAGAGTCAAAGACCTGGAGAGGGAGAACAAGGAGCTGGTCAAACAAACCTCTATTGACAAGAAGACCCTGATCACACTCCGAGAG GAACTGGTGAGTGAGAAGCTGCGCACCCAGCAGATgaataatgatttggagaagcTGACACATGAGTTGGAGAAGATCGGACTCAACAAGGAGAGGCTTCTGCATGATGAGGGCTCTGATGACAG ATTCAAGCTCCTGGAGACTAAACTAGAGTCCACATTGAAGTCATCATTAGAGATTAAGGAAGAGAAGATcgccgccctggaggccagactGCAAGAGTCTTCAAATCTCAACCAGCAGCTTCGTCAGGAGCTCAAAACG GTGAAGAAAAACTATGAGGCGCTGcgtcagagggaggaggaagagaggatggTCCAGAGTTCACCCCCTAGAGGCATGGAGGACCCTCAAGCTGTCAGTAAATGGGAGAAGGAGAGTCACGAGGCCACGAGGGAGCTGTTGAAAGTCAAGGATCGACTCATCGAAGTGGAGAGGAAT AATGCTACACTGCAGGCTGAGAAGGCAGCGCTGCGGAGTCAGCTGAAACAACTTGAGACTCAGAGCTCGAATCTACAGGCTCAGATTGTTGCAGTGCAGAGACAGACCGCCTCCCTGCAGGAGAATAACACCACTCTGCAGACGCAGAACGCCAAGCTTCag GTGGAGAACTCCACCCTGAGCTCCAAGAGTGCTGCCCTCATGGCCCAGAACGCCCAGCTCCAGAGCCAGCAGAGCAGCGTAGAGGGTGAAAGAGACGGGGCTgtgagggagaaggaggaggtcaGATCCACGTACGAGATGCTCCTCAGAGATCATGAGAAGCTGGCTGCCCTCCACGAGAGGCAGGCGGTGGAATATGAGGCTCTGATTGGGAAGCACGGGGGCCTGAAGAGCTCTCACAAGAGCttggagcagcagcacagagaccTGGAGGACAA gcacaagctgctgctgcagaagaagagTGACTTGGAGGATCTGGAGAAGAACCTCAAGGATCAGCAGGAAAAAATGGCTTTAGAGAACCAAACGCACCAATCCACCGCTGACCAGTGCAAGCAGCTCAAAGAGGAAAACGACAG ACTGAACACAACATATCGTCAGCTGATGAAGGACAACGAGAGTCTTCAGCTGGACCACAAGAATATTAAGAGCCAGCTGAACAGCGCCAAGCTAGATCAGACCAAGCTGGAAGCCGAGTTCTCCAAACTGAAGGAGCAGTACCAGCAGCTGGACATCACCTCCACGAAACTGACCAACCAGTGTGAGCTGTTGAGCCAACTGAAGGGgaacctggaggaggagaaccgTCACTTGCTGGACCAGATCCAGACTCTTATGCTGCAGAACCGCACACTGCTGGAACAGACCATGGAGAGCAAAGACCTGTTCCACGTCGAGCAGAGACAGTACAT TGACAAGCTGAATGAGCTCCGGAGGcagaaggagaagctggaggagaagatcaTGGACCAGTACAAGTTCTACGACCCGTCACCACCTCGCAG GCGTGGCAACTGGATCACTCTCAAAATGAGGAAGCTGATCAAACCCAAGAGCCGCGAGAGGATGCGCTCTCTGACGCTGACCCCGTCCCGCTCCGAGTTGGCCGATGGTTTCTTGTCCTTCCCAGACAGCCAGGACAACTCATCAGTGGGCTCCGGCTCCAATTCTCTGGACGACACCCTCacacagaagagaagcagca GGAGGCGAGGGCGTCAGCCCCATGCACAAGTGCAGGGTTCCAGCAACG CTATAAAAAGGTTGCCTTTCATGAGGAACAGATCCAAGGACAAAGACAAGGCCAAGGCCATCTACCGGCGCTCCATGT CCATGAACGACCTGCTGCAGACCATGGGGGTGGCAGGGGGTCCCGTGACCCAGTGGGCGGGCAGCAGTGAGAATCTGGAGGGCGACGCCGGAGAGGGTGGTGTGAGCGGAGGGAGACGACGCAGCGGTCAACGCATGAAAGAGCTGGCCTTCTCCACCAACGCTATCGACTGTGCAACTCTCACACTGCCTTCTGCTGGACGCAGCCGGGCCAAACACCGGCTTCAGGTCAAAG ACAACGTCTCGTGCGAGGACATCACTGGCAACTCGGATGATCCTAAGAGCCAAG CCTCCAGACCCTCCAGTCTCCATAGCAACAGGACAACCAGTAGCAATAGTAACAATAACTCCCACCTCACCTCCCCTCTGGAGGGCAAAG GAACCCTGAACGGCAGCTTGAGCCGACCCCACAGCGAGAGCAGCGGCGAGTTCAGCCTCAGTCTGGACCAGGACGTCTGgtccagcagcggcagcagcccGGTGCAGCAGCCCACCTTGTCCCGCTCGTCCCACCAGAGCCCCCTGCAGCTGCGCCGCTCCCTGGACCCGTCCAGCGTCTCGGGAACGCCCGGACAAACCCAGATCCGGAAGACTGGGTCTCCAGGCAGCGAGGTGCTTTCCCTTCAACAGTTTTTAGACGAGGGTATCGATCCTGCCGAG TCCGGCAGCCAGGAGAACCTCACCGTGGACTCCCCCCGACTCTCGACGTCCTCTGAGCATGCTCAGAAGGAACGCCCGGCCACCAAGGCCCGGGGAATCCTGCGCTCCTCCAGTGGGAGGGCGGCTCCGGTTAGCTCCGATCGTCCGCCGCGACAGGCGGGACGTCCCACCCTGCGGAAGGCGGAGAGCACCCGGGTCCGAGGCTCCGTCCCCATGCGCTCCAGTCTGTCCACGCAGGGCAAAGCCACGTCGGTGTCGGAGCGTCTGGACTCGGCTTCGTCCACGCTGCCTCGGGCCAGCAGCGTCATCTCCACCGCCGAGGGCAGCACCCGCCGCACCAGCATCCACGACCTGCTGTCCAAGGACCAGCGCCAGCCGGTGTCCGTCGATGCCTCTCCGCCCAGCAAGTCTGGGCCCCGGTCCCAGTCCAGTGAGTACAGCAGCAGAGGCCCCCACCCCGCCTCCGTCCCCCTGCCCAAGTCGCTCAGCTTACCCTGCCACAGCCTGGACGACCCCGACCTGTCCACCCTCGAGTCCTTCCTGGGCCCTTCCTTCACTGTCGAGTCCATGCTCATGGACTCCATCTTCAGCGAGCCCTCGGGCCCAAACCTCCCCTACCTGTCCCTTAACCCCGCCCTGGTCAGTAACATCAGCGGACCCCCTGTCACAAACAAACCTGCCCCCACCCTAAATCAAAGCCCACAAGGGCAAAGCGGTCCAGACTGCGCGAACAATTCGGACGAGCCCCTCGGCCCAGACGACGGACAGTCACTGTGGTACGAGTACGGGTGCGTGTGA